The DNA window taaaaagaagtaacacttaaattaggatatatgtaaatatctgcctccgacaaaacCTATTATTGTAATACAAAATATGATCAAAAAGTGACAACATAcaccaactagggctgggcgatatatcgatatactcgatatatagcgggtttgtctctgtgcaatatagaaaatgactatattgtgatattcgagtatacgttctcacgcagttgcttttagctgctggcattacactacaggctcttcccactccttcttgtgtctccttctcacagacagcaagcgcaacttcttacatacgtcacatacgtaacatacgtatacgccctcgcggagcagagaggtagcagcatgggtaacgttagctgtgatgcgagcGGAGTAGTGTGAGCGGtagtacgagagaaagaaggtgcgaatctggtaacaaatgaaggaagaattaattcccaagaaaaacagcagggggtccatcatctggcggtggtttggcttcaagcgggaatatgttgaacagacaaccgtaatttgtcaagtgtggggcaaaagtgttgctacaaaaagtagcattactgctaatatgtagcatcatttgaaaagtcacctgtgcttactccgcatgtcaacatctccgttcggtgccacacgcccacaccatcaaaatgccgagacaAACATTTCCCGATCAACACCGTatgtttgttttaaactattgtagtggcgttctgtacaaaaaagtgcactttaatttagtgttgttttgatatgtcatcttagtgacatgcacaaaagtgcactaatagcttgttttaaaatgtctctgacaatctttcactttctgttttggaaatgacatgaatgtttgtgccactgcttaataactgtttaataaatacacttttggtcaatttatttatttgtaatttccctctctgcatgaaagtttaaaagtagcatataatatatgctacttttaaacttttcacgctttgcaagtcacaagtaagtctcaagtctttaccttcaagtctcgagtcaagtcccgagtcaagacagggcaagtccgagtcaagtccaaagtcaagactggaaagtctcaagtcaagtcccaagtcctgcattttgagtttcgagtcctttcaagtcatttaaccacagactaatatatttacacagattgtgtatgcttttaaaacactgtatttatttattaaaacaagtgcatttgaaattgcagggaaaaagatagtgctgacattgcacttcaaaatagcactattaaccagtcattttaaacatgtaactcattcctttacagaataaacacatttgaaaaaaacaagtgcaactgtacttatttgcacaaaagtgttaacattgtatttccatggcatattgcattgtaactagttccacagcagtttcaatcctgttcttaccttgtctcattgatctcatctcatactgtatgtgtgttgatgtgtgcgtacacatgaaaaacataacaaatatatgaacataacaatgaacagagttgtactttttagatgtcaggaccctatgcaatatgtacacatattcttaatatagtatacattttaactgacctttatttgactatgtttgtctttttgtaggtggctaaaatacgcggtgctgctgactgccgtctaacgttacgttactgtgtgtgatacattgactaacgtaatgttactgtgtgtgatacattgactaacgttacgttactgtgtgtgatacattgactaacgtaacgttatgtgtaggtacctcatgaaaccctgcttaaaaaaaaatcacttgacaaaaagtatgaataaggtagcaaactgcagtggacgcaacagattgccgtgtttgcaatgacgttataaccatagacatcttgtaagtagacgcagcattggttgctgtgacgtgagcaatttgcccgccatcttgaagtggtgatgaggagccggcgagcagcctaaactgacagttgaaaggtagaaaacaaagatggtgttcagcgttttcctgctcaaatgagcggactgttgaaaataggaatcgggggattacttttcacaagtaagatttaacattaacgtactattggttgtattttatgaaaataatattaccacagagttgagaaggatcaaagatcttcaatatttgtatgtgaaaatcacaaagaaatcttctgggggaggatgacgcccctacaggggtttggtttacaaactttcagccccacctaaaacaaaattcaccagccactactgattatgatgcattctcattttaggcaaagtataagacaatactttcttaacagtataattgtaaccaggaatcagtcttcaagtaacaatattcaaatactagcattgttgggttaaacagaatttggttttattctgaatccagtgaaacagattggtggttttagctgatatgaagactttcaggtgtttatatatgtttaagtatttggcagacgcttttatccaaagcgacttacataaaataatacatataaaacaatcactgcaaacattatcatttaagggaagaatgtaatagaaaatatcaatacaaagtgtcaagacagaataaaccctctgctgctgaagcaacagagatacagtctataggtccctaagatatatagatatctaatgtattcatacattgtttatgtaggatacacgcatatgtatatataacctaatcatattgtttcttcaacttaaaaatagtttaccgttttttttccccttctctgggattatattcccagttttgatctcggacgtctggtcacttatagcgtataagaatattatattactgttaagcaaactatgaataataaaacacgccaaaacatgtgtctgttacacacgtatgacaaaaaagcgcgtgaaaatcagtggtattcagtgaggtaaaatgaattaaatgcgctgacagttcattgctcctgccaaatgaattgcactgagtggagcggatcaccactccaagatggcggccccgcgcctcgtctgcgccagtaggcagtagcgctcgatgctgcgtctacttataagatgtctatggttataacgttagcagtgagtttgcagcctcactgatttaactacacagcaaataaaagtcacgttacttagccaataaacgttatcttacattcaaaacttacccttctttgtgcaacttcaaatgtcgaacgaagttggaagttgttgcgtctccgtctgtaatattcgaactgtgtgatttgcatacggcaattcgttttttgttgaccaagtcgtagtttttatacccgaacgaaaccaacttgacataattgtttatcactggcacgttgttggacaactcttggtcattggttgtcctgcaatttgattggatgaatgctgtgtgatgaaaacaacatagttctaatttgattggctgttgtactgacagcagaccagctgacaggaataacacgctgatagacagacgaagaaaatgaaaaatacggagcgctcccaaataactttttaagctttggattttggggaaagtggcaagtcatgtcaagtcatgtcaagtcaaaaggctcaagtccaagtgaagtcacaagtcattgatgttaaagtctaagtcgagttgcaagtctctttacattttgtcaagtcgagtctaaagtcatcaaattcatgactcgagtctgactcgagtccaagtcatgtgactcgagtccacacctctggcatatattaatgcagtatgaacaagaatgttttaatgtagacacatagaatcatcatactgctgtgattatatgcatcaagtgttcattcaaggctaaggcaaaatatcgagatatatatcgtgtatcgcgacatggcctaaaaaaatcgagatattaaaaaaaggccatatcgtccagccctaataCCAACACAAATAAATattccgatattggagccttcaatatttGCCGATACACATATTAATTTAATACAATACCAGCACGGATcaaagtacatatttttataattttttttgtagaaTGTTAGTAAAAGTTTGATCAAGTAAAAGTCAGAAAACAAAGGTACAATaaaatgtgggatctgaaccgaggatgtcgttgtggcttgtgcagccctttgagactcttgtgatttagggttatataaataaacattgattgattgattgacattgaaaaacactaacctatttattttttaccgtcttgaatggacttatgctgcctTTAATTGAAGTGATATTTTTCGGGGTGAAATCTCGAGGCTACATAACAGTAAGTTGAAAGACGTGGacatgtttttttaactgaataccTTCTAATAGGCTTCTGCCTTGAAGAGacattgtatgtgtaagtaatatgcaacggtatttatttgatacttgtttatattgacaaatgtgctgttataGACTgtttattgttcaattaaggacacttattacctaCGTCTAGCCAGTGTGCTATTTTGTGCTTTGCTGTAGTGTAGCTGCTATCTCcgtgtagcctatagcctaccatgtctacctttttgtacaaaccccgtttccatatgagttgggaaattgtgttagatgtgaatataaacaaaatgcaattatttgcaaataattttcaacccatattcagttgaatatgctacaaagacaacatatttgatgttcaaactcataaacatttttttttttcattaactttagaatttgatgccagcaacacgtgacaaagaagttgggaaaggtggcaataaatactgaaaaaaatgaggaatgctaatcaaacacttatttggaacatcccacaggtgaacaggcaaattgggaacaggtgggtgccatgattgggtataaaagtagcttccatgaaatgctcagtcattcacaaacaaggatggggcgagggtcaccactttgtcaacaaatccgtgagcaaattgttgaacagtttaagaaaagccttgctcaaccagctattgcaagaaatttagggatttcaccatctacgctccgtaatatcatcaaagggttcagagaatctggagaaatcactgcatgtaagtagctaagcccgtgacctgcaatccctcaggctgtactgcatcaacaagcgacatcagtgtgtaaaggatatcaccacatgggctcaggaacacttcagaaacccactgtcagtaactacagttggtcgctacatctgtaagtgcaagttaaaactctcctatgcaaggcaaaaaccgtttatcaacaacacccagaaacgcagtcggcttcgctgggcctgagctaatctaagatgaactgatacaaagtggaaaagtgttctgtggtctgacgatataccacatttcaaattgtttttggaaactgtggacgtcgtctcctccggaccaaagaggaaaagaaccatccggattgttataggcgcaaagttgaaaagccagcatctgtgatggtatgggggtgtattagtgcccaagccatgggtaacttacacatctgtgaaggcgccattaatgctgaaaggtacatacaggttttggagcaacatatgttgccatccaagcaacgttaccatggacgcccctgcttatttcagcaagacaatgccaagccacgtgttacatcaacgtggcttcatagtaaaagagtgcgggtactagactggcctgcctgtagtccagacctgtctcccattgaaaatgtgtggcgcattatgaagcctgaaataccacaacggagaactgttgaacaacttaagctgtacatcaagcaagaatgggaaagaattccacctgagaagcttaaaaaatgtgtctcctcagttctcaaacgtttacagagtgttgttaaaaggaaaggccatgtaacacagtggtgaacatgccctttcccaacttctttgtcacgtgttgctggcatcaaattctaaagttaatgattatttgcaaaaacaattttttttatcagtttgaacatcaaatatgttgtctttgtagtgcatttaactgaatatgggttgaaaatgatttgcaaatcattgtattttctttatatttacatctaacacaatttcccaactcatatggaaacggggtttgtaaatgattTGACTGAAatgcaagaaaagaccaaccttgtgtgcttattggaggacatttagatgtcaaCTGCACAagcaaacaagctgcaggactacttgaGTGCTTACATCGAAGAGTTATCAATATCGGATCAGTACGCCCTTCCTACACCTTATAAGAAATTTGACAAAATAACCAAactcaaaatacatttttagtagACCAGTGTTTCTCAAATTGGGGTACATCTCTAAAAGGGACTTAATGTGTTGGTCATGATGGTCGACATATACCACTGAATATAGCTTTCACAGACATTTCTCCGACAAATTAACTCAAATCACCAACATTTTCATAATCTGGTCTTTATTGCATAATGTCCGTTCTCTCTTCTGATGCTGCTTTACTGTTCTTTCCATTGACTTTGCACAACTGATCCCTATGACCTGAATGCAACACAGCGTGTGTGTGATACCCCTCAGCCCACCACCAACACTAATCAGCCTCCAAATGTAGGCCCGTGAATTTTTCCGACTCATTTCGACCCTTAACTGCGGATTACCCACACACGCGCGCTACGCATTGCAGGCGTGACGGCGGTTTGTCGGTGTTTATTTACAGCCAAACGCTTAAATCTATTTGTGTGATGCCCTGTGATGTAACACTACTGTAATAGGGGTATGGATGGCATATACGTGGTCGGCCGGGGGAGAGCTTGTGATAGCAGCATGACCACCCACGTGCCCGGTGTCGGACAAAACAGCGGtagagatcatacttgccaaccttgagacctccaatttcgggaggtggggggtgggtacggggagcgtggttaagaggggaggagtatatttacagctagaattcaccaagtcaagtatttcatatatatatatatatatatatatatatatatatatatatatatatatatatatatatatatatatgtcttaataaggttatccaaaaaatagtgctcgataccgtagtagagcgcaatatatgtatgtgtgggaaaaaaaatcacaagactacttcatctctacaggcctgtttcatgagggggttccctcaatcatcaggagtttttttctcctgatgattgagggaaccccctcatgaaacaggcctgtagagatgaagtagtcttgtgattttttttcccacacatacatatatatatatatatatatatatatatatatatatatatatatccctgcgaccccgaagggaataagcggtagaaaatggatggatggatggatggatatatatatatatatataagaaataattgactttcagtgaattctagctatatatatatatatatatatatatatatatatatatatatatatatatatatatatatatatatatatatatatatatatatatatatatatatatatatatatatataaataaaagaaatacttgaatttcagtgttcattcatttacacatatacacacacataacactcatctactcattgttgagttaagggttgaattgtccatccttgttctattctctgtcactatctttctaaccatgctgaacaccctctctgattatgcattgctgtgtggcacgcacaaaagtgcgttcatcaaatgcactagatggcagtattgtcctgtttaaaagtgtcacaacattgctgtttacggcagacggactgctttactgtagacgttcattatattgtgggaaagcggactcaggtccgcatggagctggatggggcgtggcctgcagctccgcctgaatttcgggagatttccgggagaaaatttgtcccgggaggttttcgggagaggcgctgaatttcgggagtctcccggaaaatccgggagggttggcaagtatgagagatTCACGTGGGCTTGAGGTAGTTGTACAGGGAGCTAAGTCCTCCTTGCAGCACCTCCTTAATGGGCTTGAGAAGCGGGTTATGTAAAATATGGAGTCCTTTGTCCATAGGGTGGCAGGCCAGCTTCCTGAGCCGACTCAGCAGATACATTTCCACCGGCACGCTTTGCAGTTCATTGAAGTCCACGTTGAGGAGCTCCAAGGAGTCCAGGAAGCACAGCGTCTTAGGCAAAGTGTGGATGCTGTTCCCCTCCACAATGAGGATCTTGAGGTTGACCAAGTCCTGGATCTGGTCCGCAATTGTCTCCAGACGGTTGCAGGCCAGGTGAAGAAAGACCAGACCCTTCATGCTGTAGACGCAGGTTGGGATGTGGGCGATGCGGTTGTGGCTCAGGTTGAGCTTGGTCAAGTTGCGCATGGCTGCCAAGCTCCCCGGCAGGCTGGTGATCTGGTTGTTGGCCAGGCTGAGTACCTCCAGGCCGGCGCAGGAGCCCAGCTCCTCAGGCACCTCACTTAAGCGGTTGCGGCAGGCGAAGAGCACACGGAGCTTCTTCAGGAGTCCAATCTCGGGAGGCAGACTGGTCAGGTTATTGCCCCACAGGTTGAGCACCACCAGGTTGTCCAGGGCACTGAGGGTGGGTGGCAGCGAGCACAAACAGTTCATGGACAAGTTGAGCTTCTGCAGCTCTCGCAGCTCCCACAGCTCGGCTGGGGCGTCATCCAAGCCCCGCATGGCCAAGCTGAGGGTGCTGTAGCCGAAGTGCA is part of the Nerophis lumbriciformis linkage group LG19, RoL_Nlum_v2.1, whole genome shotgun sequence genome and encodes:
- the lrrc30a gene encoding leucine-rich repeat-containing protein 30a gives rise to the protein MGGKQSRGFSNRELSEVSVIQGGRSAGNDQAGLSSAAERIRRHATVHFGYSTLSLAMRGLDDAPAELWELRELQKLNLSMNCLCSLPPTLSALDNLVVLNLWGNNLTSLPPEIGLLKKLRVLFACRNRLSEVPEELGSCAGLEVLSLANNQITSLPGSLAAMRNLTKLNLSHNRIAHIPTCVYSMKGLVFLHLACNRLETIADQIQDLVNLKILIVEGNSIHTLPKTLCFLDSLELLNVDFNELQSVPVEMYLLSRLRKLACHPMDKGLHILHNPLLKPIKEVLQGGLSSLYNYLKPT